A window of Argopecten irradians isolate NY chromosome 14, Ai_NY, whole genome shotgun sequence contains these coding sequences:
- the LOC138306908 gene encoding tubulin beta chain-like isoform X1: MREIVHMQAGQCGNQIGAKFWEVISDEHGIDPTGTYHGDSDLQLERINVYYNEATGGKYVPRAVLVDLEPGTMDSVRSGPFGQIFRPDNFVFGQSGAGNNWAKGHYTEGAELVDSVLDVVRKESESCDCLQGFQLTHSLGGGTGSGMGTLLISKIREEYPDRIMNTFSVVPSPKVSDTVVEPYNATLSVHQLVENTDETFCIDNEALYDICFRTLKLTTPTYGDLNHLVSATMSGVTTCLRFPGQLNADLRKLAVNMVPFPRLHFFMPGFAPLTSRGSQQYRALTVPELTQQMFDAKNMMAACDPRHGRYLTVAAMYRGRMSMKEVDEQLLNVQNKNSSYFVEWIPNNVKTAVCDIPPRGLKMSATFIGNSTAIQELFKRISEQFTAMFRRKAFLHWYTGEGMDEMEFTEAESNMNDLVSEYQQYQDATAEEEGEFDEEDEGEADEA, from the exons ATGAGGGAAATTGTTCACATGCAAGCTGGCCAATGTGGCAATCAGATTGGAGCCAAG TTTTGGGAAGTTATTTCCGATGAACACGGAATTGACCCCACCGGTACATACCACGGAGATTCTGACCTTCAGTTGGAGAGAATCAACGTGTACTACAATGAAGCCACAG GAGGTAAATATGTCCCCCGAGCTGTCTTGGTCGATCTGGAGCCCGGAACCATGGACTCCGTCAGATCCGGTCCTTTCGGACAAATCTTCAGACCAGACAACTTTGTGTTCGGACAAAGTGGTGCTGGAAACAACTGGGCTAAGGGGCATTACACAGAAGGAGCTGAACTTGTAGACTCCGTTCTTGATGTTGTGCGAAAAGAATCAGAAAGCTGTGACTGTCTGCAGGGATTCCAGCTGACACATTCTCTTGGTGGCGGTACCGGATCTGGAATGGGAACTCTCCTCATCTCCAAAATCCGTGAAGAATACCCAGACAGGATCATGAACACATTCTCCGTTGTACCATCACCTAAG GTATCTGATACAGTTGTTGAACCATACAACGCCACCCTATCTGTACACCAACTTGTTGAGAACACAGACGAGACATTCTGTATTGATAACGAGGCTCTCTACGACATCTGCTTCCGTACACTCAAACTGACTACACCCACATATGGTGACTTGAACCATCTCGTCTCCGCCACCATGTCCGGAGTCACCACCTGTCTCCGATTCCCCGGTCAGTTGAACGCCGATCTCCGTAAATTGGCTGTCAACATGGTTCCCTTCCCCCGTCTCCACTTCTTCATGCCTGGTTTCGCTCCTCTTACATCTCGTGGTAGCCAGCAGTACAGGGCTCTTACCGTCCCAGAGCTGACCCAACAAATGTTCGATGCCAAGAACATGATGGCTGCCTGCGATCCTCGTCACGGACGTTATTTGACCGTCGCTGCAATGTACCGTGGACGTATGTCCATGAAGGAGGTCGATGAGCAGCTCCTCAATGTTCAAAACAAGAATAGCAGTTACTTCGTTGAATGGATCCCCAACAACGTCAAGACCGCCGTCTGTGATATCCCACCACGTGGTCTTAAGATGTCTGCAACATTCATTGGTAACAGCACCGCCATACAGGAGCTTTTCAAGCGTATCTCCGAGCAGTTCACCGCTATGTTCCGTCGTAAGGCTTTCTTGCATTGGTACACTGGTGAGGGTATGGATGAGATGGAGTTCACTGAGGCCGAATCCAACATGAACGACTTGGTGTCTGAGTACCAACAGTACCAGGATGCCACAGCTGAGGAAGAGGGCGAGTTCGACGAGGAAGATGAAGGCGAGGCTGATGAAGCTTAA
- the LOC138306908 gene encoding tubulin beta chain-like isoform X2: protein MIIVTGRIVFWEVISDEHGIDPTGTYHGDSDLQLERINVYYNEATGGKYVPRAVLVDLEPGTMDSVRSGPFGQIFRPDNFVFGQSGAGNNWAKGHYTEGAELVDSVLDVVRKESESCDCLQGFQLTHSLGGGTGSGMGTLLISKIREEYPDRIMNTFSVVPSPKVSDTVVEPYNATLSVHQLVENTDETFCIDNEALYDICFRTLKLTTPTYGDLNHLVSATMSGVTTCLRFPGQLNADLRKLAVNMVPFPRLHFFMPGFAPLTSRGSQQYRALTVPELTQQMFDAKNMMAACDPRHGRYLTVAAMYRGRMSMKEVDEQLLNVQNKNSSYFVEWIPNNVKTAVCDIPPRGLKMSATFIGNSTAIQELFKRISEQFTAMFRRKAFLHWYTGEGMDEMEFTEAESNMNDLVSEYQQYQDATAEEEGEFDEEDEGEADEA, encoded by the exons atGATTATCGTGACCGGACGAATTGTT TTTTGGGAAGTTATTTCCGATGAACACGGAATTGACCCCACCGGTACATACCACGGAGATTCTGACCTTCAGTTGGAGAGAATCAACGTGTACTACAATGAAGCCACAG GAGGTAAATATGTCCCCCGAGCTGTCTTGGTCGATCTGGAGCCCGGAACCATGGACTCCGTCAGATCCGGTCCTTTCGGACAAATCTTCAGACCAGACAACTTTGTGTTCGGACAAAGTGGTGCTGGAAACAACTGGGCTAAGGGGCATTACACAGAAGGAGCTGAACTTGTAGACTCCGTTCTTGATGTTGTGCGAAAAGAATCAGAAAGCTGTGACTGTCTGCAGGGATTCCAGCTGACACATTCTCTTGGTGGCGGTACCGGATCTGGAATGGGAACTCTCCTCATCTCCAAAATCCGTGAAGAATACCCAGACAGGATCATGAACACATTCTCCGTTGTACCATCACCTAAG GTATCTGATACAGTTGTTGAACCATACAACGCCACCCTATCTGTACACCAACTTGTTGAGAACACAGACGAGACATTCTGTATTGATAACGAGGCTCTCTACGACATCTGCTTCCGTACACTCAAACTGACTACACCCACATATGGTGACTTGAACCATCTCGTCTCCGCCACCATGTCCGGAGTCACCACCTGTCTCCGATTCCCCGGTCAGTTGAACGCCGATCTCCGTAAATTGGCTGTCAACATGGTTCCCTTCCCCCGTCTCCACTTCTTCATGCCTGGTTTCGCTCCTCTTACATCTCGTGGTAGCCAGCAGTACAGGGCTCTTACCGTCCCAGAGCTGACCCAACAAATGTTCGATGCCAAGAACATGATGGCTGCCTGCGATCCTCGTCACGGACGTTATTTGACCGTCGCTGCAATGTACCGTGGACGTATGTCCATGAAGGAGGTCGATGAGCAGCTCCTCAATGTTCAAAACAAGAATAGCAGTTACTTCGTTGAATGGATCCCCAACAACGTCAAGACCGCCGTCTGTGATATCCCACCACGTGGTCTTAAGATGTCTGCAACATTCATTGGTAACAGCACCGCCATACAGGAGCTTTTCAAGCGTATCTCCGAGCAGTTCACCGCTATGTTCCGTCGTAAGGCTTTCTTGCATTGGTACACTGGTGAGGGTATGGATGAGATGGAGTTCACTGAGGCCGAATCCAACATGAACGACTTGGTGTCTGAGTACCAACAGTACCAGGATGCCACAGCTGAGGAAGAGGGCGAGTTCGACGAGGAAGATGAAGGCGAGGCTGATGAAGCTTAA
- the LOC138306912 gene encoding tubulin beta chain-like isoform X3 — MREIVHMQAGQCGNQIGAKFWEVISDEHGIDPTGTYHGDSDLQLERINVYYNEATGGKYVPRAVLVDLEPGTMDSVRSGPFGQIFRPDNFVFGQSGAGNNWAKGHYTEGAELVDSVLDVVRKESESCDCLQGFQLTHSLGGGTGSGMGTLLISKIREEYPDRIMNTFSVVPSPKVSDTVVEPYNATLSVHQLVENTDETYCIDNEALYDICFRTLKLTTPTYGDLNHLVSATMSGVTTCLRFPGQLNADLRKLAVNMVPFPRLHFFMPGFAPLTSRGSQQYRALTVPELTQQMFDAKNMMAACDPRHGRYLTVATIFRGRMSMKEVDEQLLNVQNKNSSYFVEWIPNNVKTAVCDIPPRGLKMSATFIGNSTAIQELFKRISEQFTAMFRRKAFLHWYTGEGMDEMEFTEAESNMNDLVSEYQQYQDATAEEEGEFEEEEGEEA; from the exons ATGAGGGAAATAGTACATATGCAGGCTGGCCAATGTGGCAACCAGATCGGTGCCAAG TTCTGGGAAGTAATTTCCGATGAACATGGAATTGACCCCACCGGTACATACCACGGAGATTCCGACCTTCAGTTGGAGAGGATCAACGTGTACTACAACGAGGCCACAG GTGGCAAATATGTTCCCCGAGCTGTCTTGGTGGATCTGGAGCCCGGAACCATGGACTCTGTCAGATCTGGTCCTTTTGGACAAATCTTCAGACCAGACAACTTTGTGTTCGGACAGAGTGGTGCTGGAAACAACTGGGCTAAGGGACATTACACAGAAGGTGCTGAACTCGTAGACTCTGTTCTTGATGTTGTACGAAAGGAATCAGAAAGTTGTGATTGCCTACAGGGATTCCAACTTACACATTCTCTTGGTGGTGGTACCGGATCTGGAATGGGAACTCTCCTCATCTCCAAAATCCGTGAAGAATACCCAGACAGGATCATGAACACATTCTCCGTTGTGCCATCACCCAAG GTATCCGACACCGTGGTAGAACCATACAATGCCACCCTCTCCGTCCACCAACTTGTAGAAAACACAGACGAAACCTATTGTATCGACAACGAGGCTCTCTATGACATCTGTTTCCGTACCCTCAAACTAACCACACCCACATACGGTGACTTGAACCATCTCGTCTCCGCCACCATGTCCGGAGTCACCACCTGTCTCCGGTTCCCCGGTCAACTGAACGCTGATCTCCGTAAATTGGCTGTCAACATGGTCCCTTTCCCCCGTCTCCACTTCTTCATGCCTGGATTCGCTCCTCTTACATCTCGTGGTAGCCAGCAGTACAGGGCTCTTACCGTCCCAGAGCTGACCCAACAGATGTTCGATGCCAAGAATATGATGGCTGCCTGTGATCCTCGTCACGGACGTTATCTGACCGTTGCCACCATCTTCCGTGGACGTATGTCCATGAAGGAGGTCGATGAGCAGCTCCTCAACGTCCAGAACAAGAACAGCAGCTACTTCGTTGAATGGATCCCCAACAACGTCAAGACCGCCGTCTGTGATATCCCACCACGTGGTCTTAAGATGTCTGCAACATTCATTGGTAACAGCACCGCCATCCAGGAGCTCTTCAAGCGTATCTCCGAGCAGTTCACCGCTATGTTCCGTCGTAAAGCTTTCTTGCATTGGTACACTGGTGAGGGTATGGACGAGATGGAGTTTACTGAGGCCGAATCCAACATGAACGACTTGGTGTCTGAGTACCAACAGTACCAGGATGCCACAGCTGAAGAAGAGGGAGAGTTCGAGGAGGAAGAGGGAGAGGAGGCTTAA